A stretch of the Proteus sp. ZN5 genome encodes the following:
- the rnt gene encoding ribonuclease T: protein MPDINNPNKLCNRFRGYYPVVIDVETGGFNAKTDGLLEIAAITLKMDEQGWLKPDNTLHFHVEPFEGANLEPAALEFTGIDPTNPLRGAVSEYEALHAIFKMVRKGMKDADCNRAIIVAHNANFDHSFVMAAAERAGLKRNPFHPFATFDTAALSGLVLGQTILAKACITAGIPFDSKLAHGALYDTNRTSLLFCELVNRWKKLGGWPLPTP, encoded by the coding sequence ATGCCTGATATAAATAATCCCAATAAGCTTTGTAACCGTTTTCGGGGTTACTACCCTGTTGTCATTGATGTTGAAACAGGTGGATTTAATGCGAAAACAGACGGTTTACTTGAAATCGCCGCTATTACATTAAAAATGGATGAACAAGGTTGGCTAAAGCCGGACAACACATTACATTTTCATGTTGAACCCTTTGAAGGGGCTAATTTAGAGCCGGCAGCCTTAGAATTTACAGGTATTGATCCGACCAATCCTTTACGTGGTGCAGTCAGTGAATATGAAGCCCTTCATGCCATTTTTAAAATGGTACGTAAAGGAATGAAGGATGCAGATTGTAATCGCGCCATTATTGTGGCTCACAATGCAAATTTTGATCACAGCTTTGTAATGGCTGCTGCTGAGCGGGCTGGATTAAAACGTAATCCTTTTCACCCATTTGCCACCTTTGATACAGCAGCTTTAAGTGGATTGGTATTAGGGCAGACAATTTTGGCTAAAGCCTGTATCACTGCTGGCATTCCCTTTGATAGTAAATTAGCACATGGCGCGTTATACGATACAAATCGCACATCATTACTTTTTTGTGAATTAGTTAACCGCTGGAAAAAGCTTGGTGGGTGGCCATTACCTACACCTTGA
- a CDS encoding Grx4 family monothiol glutaredoxin codes for MTTIEKIERQIKENPIILYMKGSPKLPSCGFSAQAVQAISACGERFAYVDILQNPDIRAELPKYAHWPTFPQLWVDGELVGGCDIILEMYQRGELQKLLKETADKYRGEEETQ; via the coding sequence ATGACGACTATTGAAAAAATTGAACGCCAGATCAAAGAAAACCCAATTATTTTATACATGAAAGGTTCACCAAAATTACCAAGTTGTGGTTTTTCTGCTCAGGCAGTTCAAGCTATTTCTGCTTGTGGTGAGCGTTTTGCGTATGTTGATATCCTGCAAAACCCAGATATTCGTGCAGAATTACCAAAATATGCACACTGGCCAACCTTCCCACAATTATGGGTAGATGGTGAATTAGTCGGTGGATGTGACATTATTTTAGAAATGTATCAGCGCGGTGAATTACAGAAGTTATTAAAAGAGACTGCTGATAAATATCGTGGTGAAGAAGAAACACAGTAA
- a CDS encoding sulfite exporter TauE/SafE family protein: MDMILLFLLVGCITGFFAGLLGIGGGAIIVPVVMYVVSQQAIPTDMVMKIALSTSFSVIIFSTASSAYSHNKHKAILWQQFPLLSIGTIIGMLAGTFLVQKMSNTILQIVFCIFMIYTIYGLLTKKKEAERIENVKDPIVSKPALTSGGSLIGFISSFIGIAGGTITIPLLSHWGFNTRKCIATSSMIGVIIASIGTIMGIIYGWNQTNIDDYYFGFIYLPAFIGISITSVLFAPVGVKVAYRLPIPRVRQIFALFLFLVVVKMMYTLITG; this comes from the coding sequence ATGGACATGATTTTGCTGTTTCTTTTAGTGGGATGTATCACTGGCTTTTTTGCTGGGCTACTTGGCATAGGAGGCGGTGCAATCATTGTTCCGGTGGTTATGTATGTAGTCAGTCAACAAGCTATCCCCACAGATATGGTAATGAAAATTGCCTTATCTACCTCATTCTCTGTCATTATATTTTCTACAGCATCTTCAGCGTATTCCCATAACAAACATAAAGCCATTTTATGGCAGCAATTTCCTCTATTATCTATTGGCACCATCATTGGTATGCTTGCGGGGACATTTCTGGTACAAAAAATGTCAAACACGATATTGCAAATCGTGTTCTGTATTTTCATGATATATACCATCTATGGTTTATTAACTAAAAAGAAAGAAGCGGAACGCATTGAAAACGTGAAAGATCCTATTGTTTCAAAACCAGCGTTAACAAGTGGTGGTTCTTTAATTGGTTTTATATCCAGTTTTATCGGTATTGCTGGTGGTACTATCACTATTCCTCTTTTAAGTCACTGGGGATTTAATACACGTAAATGTATTGCAACCTCTTCAATGATTGGCGTCATCATTGCTTCTATAGGCACAATCATGGGTATTATTTATGGTTGGAATCAAACAAATATTGATGATTATTACTTCGGCTTTATCTATTTACCTGCCTTTATCGGAATAAGCATTACCAGCGTACTCTTCGCACCTGTCGGTGTAAAAGTTGCTTATCGCCTACCAATTCCTAGAGTTCGCCAAATATTTGCATTATTCCTATTCTTAGTCGTAGTGAAAATGATGTATACGCTTATTACAGGATAA
- the sodB gene encoding superoxide dismutase [Fe], with protein MSFELPKLPYALDALEPHISKETLEYHYGKHHQTYVTNLNNLVKGTDLESKSLEEIIKSTDGGIFNNAAQVWNHTFYWNCLAPNAGGAPTGKIADAINKAFGSFEEFKKQFNDAAAKNFGSGWTWLVKKADGSVAIVNTSNAATPVSGADKPLLTVDVWEHAYYIDYRNARVKYLEEFWALVNWSFVEANLA; from the coding sequence ATGTCTTTCGAATTACCAAAATTACCTTATGCGTTAGATGCTCTTGAGCCACACATCTCTAAAGAAACTTTAGAATATCACTACGGCAAACACCACCAAACCTATGTAACCAATTTAAATAATCTGGTTAAAGGTACTGATTTAGAAAGTAAATCTTTAGAAGAAATCATCAAATCTACTGATGGCGGTATCTTTAATAATGCTGCTCAAGTATGGAACCATACTTTCTACTGGAACTGCTTAGCACCAAATGCAGGTGGCGCACCAACTGGTAAAATTGCTGATGCTATCAACAAAGCATTTGGCTCTTTTGAAGAGTTCAAAAAGCAATTTAATGATGCAGCAGCTAAAAACTTCGGTTCAGGTTGGACTTGGTTAGTTAAAAAAGCTGACGGTTCAGTTGCAATTGTTAACACCTCTAATGCTGCAACCCCAGTTTCAGGTGCAGACAAACCACTGCTAACAGTAGACGTATGGGAACATGCTTACTACATTGACTACCGCAATGCACGCGTTAAATATTTAGAAGAGTTCTGGGCACTGGTTAACTGGTCATTTGTTGAAGCTAACCTTGCTTAA
- the purR gene encoding HTH-type transcriptional repressor PurR — protein MATIKDVAKRAGVSTTTVSHVINKTRFVAENTRAAVWAAIKELNYSPSAVARSLKVNHTKSIGLLATSSEAPYFAEVIEAVENSCYSKGYTLILCNSHNNLDKQKAYLAMLAQKRVDGLLVMCSEYPDHLLTLLEGYRNIPMVVMDWGKARGDFTDTIIDNAFHGGYIAGRYLIERGHRDIGIIPGPLERNTGGGRLQGFLKAMEEAKITVKDEWIVQGDFEPESGYKAMYQMLNQKHRPTAVFCGGDVMAMGAICAADELGLRVPLDISIVGYDNIRNARYFTPALTTVHQPKERLGQMALSMLLDRIVNKREDAQTIEVHPRLVERRSVADGPFIDYRR, from the coding sequence ATGGCAACAATAAAAGACGTGGCAAAACGCGCAGGCGTATCAACCACGACTGTTTCTCATGTGATCAACAAAACACGTTTTGTTGCTGAGAACACACGGGCAGCAGTTTGGGCCGCTATAAAAGAATTAAATTATTCACCTAGTGCCGTTGCGCGTAGTTTAAAAGTCAATCACACCAAATCTATTGGCCTGTTAGCCACGTCCAGTGAAGCTCCTTACTTTGCTGAAGTGATTGAAGCTGTTGAAAATAGTTGTTATAGCAAAGGCTACACACTGATTTTATGTAATTCACATAATAACCTCGATAAACAAAAAGCCTATTTAGCGATGCTGGCACAAAAACGTGTTGATGGATTATTAGTCATGTGCTCTGAATATCCCGATCACCTTCTTACTCTTTTAGAGGGCTATCGTAATATTCCAATGGTTGTCATGGATTGGGGCAAAGCACGTGGTGACTTTACAGATACCATTATCGATAACGCTTTCCATGGTGGTTATATTGCAGGTCGTTACCTCATTGAACGAGGCCATCGTGATATTGGTATTATCCCTGGTCCATTAGAACGTAATACAGGTGGTGGTCGCTTACAAGGTTTCTTAAAAGCCATGGAAGAAGCTAAAATCACAGTCAAAGACGAGTGGATTGTACAAGGCGACTTCGAGCCAGAATCTGGCTATAAAGCCATGTACCAAATGCTAAACCAAAAACATCGCCCGACAGCTGTCTTTTGTGGTGGTGATGTGATGGCGATGGGTGCAATTTGCGCTGCGGATGAACTTGGCCTGCGTGTTCCTTTAGATATTTCTATTGTTGGCTATGACAATATTCGTAATGCACGTTATTTTACGCCAGCACTAACAACCGTCCACCAGCCAAAAGAACGTTTAGGTCAAATGGCATTATCGATGCTGCTTGATCGTATAGTCAATAAACGCGAAGACGCCCAAACAATCGAAGTTCATCCACGATTAGTTGAGCGCCGTTCAGTTGCTGACGGTCCTTTTATCGACTACCGTCGCTAA
- the punR gene encoding DNA-binding transcriptional activator PunR, translated as MWSEYSLEVVDAVARTGSFSSAAQELHRVPSAVSYTVRQLEEWLAVPLFERRHRDVELTDAGKIFIKEARSVIKKMNDTRHLCQQVSNGWRGQFSIAVDGIVKPERTQQLILDFYRHFPDIELYVYPEVFNGVWDSLVNGRVDLAIGATRASPIGERYSFRDMGFMPWRCVCHVDHPLAKAQHPLTDDEMRPYPSLCLEDTSRSLPKRDTWALNNQRRMVVPTWDMGLECLLAGLCVGMVPWHRVEPLIEQGKLVTLQLEQPLPDSPCCLTWVDKSESPALTWLLDYLGDSQTLNEEWLR; from the coding sequence ATGTGGTCAGAATACTCTTTAGAAGTTGTTGATGCAGTCGCAAGAACAGGAAGTTTTAGCTCCGCTGCTCAAGAATTGCACAGAGTGCCATCCGCCGTTAGTTACACTGTTCGGCAATTAGAGGAATGGCTTGCCGTTCCTTTGTTTGAGCGCCGTCATCGTGATGTAGAATTAACCGACGCAGGTAAAATTTTTATCAAAGAAGCACGATCTGTTATCAAAAAAATGAATGACACTCGGCATCTTTGTCAACAAGTTTCTAATGGATGGCGCGGTCAATTTAGTATAGCAGTTGATGGCATTGTTAAACCTGAAAGAACACAACAACTTATTCTCGATTTCTACCGCCATTTTCCGGATATAGAACTGTATGTCTATCCTGAAGTGTTTAATGGCGTATGGGATTCCTTAGTTAATGGTCGTGTTGATTTAGCCATTGGTGCAACAAGAGCCTCACCAATCGGTGAACGTTATAGTTTTAGGGATATGGGATTTATGCCTTGGCGCTGTGTTTGCCATGTTGATCACCCTTTAGCGAAAGCACAGCATCCATTAACAGATGATGAAATGCGACCTTATCCAAGTTTATGTTTAGAGGATACCTCACGCAGTTTACCAAAACGTGACACTTGGGCACTCAATAATCAGCGTAGAATGGTTGTTCCAACATGGGATATGGGGCTTGAATGCTTGTTAGCGGGATTATGCGTTGGAATGGTGCCTTGGCACCGTGTTGAACCACTAATTGAACAAGGTAAGCTGGTCACTTTACAACTGGAACAACCATTGCCAGACAGCCCATGCTGCCTGACGTGGGTCGATAAAAGTGAATCACCCGCTTTGACATGGTTGTTAGATTATCTTGGAGATAGCCAAACCTTAAATGAGGAATGGCTTCGCTAG
- the punC gene encoding purine nucleoside transporter PunC yields the protein MNSKTSTQSKTPMSFMVYLAGLSMLGYLAIDMYLPAFGMMQRELSISEGAISNSLSIFLFGFAVAQLLWGPLSDKVGRKPILLIGLSLFSLGCLGMLWVESATGLLAMRFLQAFGVCSAAVIWQALVIDRFDESRSQHVFALIMPLVALSPALAPLIGASLLNHGGWRMIFMLLMAVTLVLMLPTLMLKNIKQKSVTDANQSSASFMTLLKSPLYTGNVLVYASCSAGFFAWLAGSPIILEKMGYSPQDIGLSYIPQTIAFMVGGYGCRILLSKMTGKTLLPLLLIGYAVSMTALYLVAKFTEPTLTTILIPFCIMAAMNGASYPIAVSNALSAYPEISGKAAALQNALQLGLCSLASFIVSAFISQQPLINTTAIMALTAIPMAVGYFIQRNKSVTKHTVQTAE from the coding sequence ATGAATTCTAAAACATCCACACAATCAAAAACACCTATGAGCTTTATGGTGTACCTAGCTGGTTTGAGTATGCTAGGTTACTTAGCTATTGATATGTACTTACCTGCATTTGGTATGATGCAGCGTGAGCTCTCTATCAGCGAAGGTGCTATTAGTAATAGCTTAAGTATCTTTTTATTTGGCTTTGCTGTTGCTCAGTTACTTTGGGGACCACTTTCTGACAAAGTCGGTCGTAAACCTATTCTTCTTATTGGTTTAAGCCTTTTCTCTTTAGGCTGCCTTGGTATGCTGTGGGTTGAAAGTGCGACTGGCTTACTTGCTATGCGCTTCTTACAAGCTTTCGGTGTCTGCTCTGCAGCTGTTATTTGGCAAGCTCTTGTCATCGACCGTTTTGATGAGTCTCGCTCTCAGCATGTTTTTGCTTTAATTATGCCACTCGTTGCATTATCACCAGCACTTGCACCTTTAATCGGTGCTTCATTATTAAATCATGGTGGCTGGCGTATGATTTTTATGCTGTTAATGGCCGTAACGTTAGTTCTCATGTTACCGACATTAATGCTAAAAAACATTAAACAAAAATCAGTCACAGATGCAAACCAATCTTCTGCTTCATTTATGACTTTACTAAAATCCCCTCTCTACACAGGTAACGTATTAGTTTACGCTTCTTGTAGTGCAGGTTTCTTTGCTTGGTTAGCTGGCTCACCAATCATTCTTGAAAAGATGGGTTACTCCCCACAGGATATAGGTTTAAGTTATATTCCACAAACTATTGCATTTATGGTGGGTGGTTATGGTTGTCGTATTTTACTGTCAAAAATGACAGGTAAAACGCTGCTACCACTGTTATTGATTGGTTATGCTGTCAGTATGACTGCGTTATACCTTGTTGCTAAATTTACGGAACCAACATTAACAACTATTTTAATTCCATTCTGTATTATGGCTGCAATGAATGGTGCTTCTTATCCAATCGCAGTATCTAATGCGTTATCCGCTTATCCTGAAATCAGTGGTAAAGCTGCTGCGTTACAAAATGCGCTTCAACTGGGTCTTTGCAGCTTAGCAAGTTTTATTGTGTCTGCATTTATCAGCCAACAACCTTTGATTAATACCACGGCAATTATGGCGTTAACAGCAATCCCAATGGCGGTTGGCTACTTTATTCAGCGTAATAAATCTGTTACCAAACACACAGTTCAAACCGCAGAATAA